The genome window TTCTgagaattagtattttaatattattaatttatttttatgtaccgTTTTAACattttcgaattaatttgtaatattttatctttgtctagtcattaattatattattataattaatgatgaaattagttaatcattttttaaaatatttaaaatcaaaatatatgaatattataaggaTGGATGAATTTGGATTTATATTTGGATCGAATAAGATTTGGATCCCGCCCTAAATTTGgatcatttggtggatccaaatttggatataTGGTTGGAGTTGGTCTTAGAGcagaaacaaaagaaataaacaaaataacccAACGGAACATCTTCATTTCATATATCAGTGTCACCggaaaaataaaagatataaacAAAATGAACAGAATAATGAACAGTTTAATTTATAGTATATCAGTTCACATACAATAACTTATGCATTAAGTGCACCAGAGATCCAAAAGCGGCGtttgaatttcataaaagtGCCCTCTGTTTCTCGCCCAGGAGTTTGGCGGTGCAGTTTGAACATGCAAGAAACCCACAGCCATCACATTCGTAGAAGAATCTGGGGAGTAGGAAAGTAGTTGAACAATGGGAACAAGAGCATGCGGACTTCTTTCTTGTAGACCTCTTCAAAACTAATGCAAGTGTGTGCGGTTTATCCGCAATTAAAACTTTTATTGTCCCAGCTCCTAACTTGATAGTGTTAAGCCAAAACCCGCAATAAAAGTGATAAGAATGTTCAGATTCAGTGCAATGGTAGAGCAACTCTTGGTTGTTAACTCGTTCTTCACAGCTTTCACAGTAGAATACTCCCTCATAGAAAAATGGCGGATATCTCAGAGTTATGGGGTGGATCTCATATTTGTGTTCCAGGCTACTTGGAAGAAATACACATTTTAGATGAATCTGGAAATTACTGCAACTTTCACATGCATATGCCATATCATTTTTCGTAGTAAATTTCAACCCACTTATACTACACCTGGAATTAAAAAATGGACGCTGAACAAGGGAGTGGTGGTTGTGAGATTTGTGTTTAATCCTGCTTGGTAAGAATGCACAACGGATATCAACATAGATATCACAAGTCTGGCAGTGATAGTAGAATCCATTTGTCGAATAGTTGCAAACTCCACAAAccacaaaatcataaaatttatccTTCATCTGAAGCAAGAGAGAATGGTTGGGGTGAAAGTGGGATGCTCCTACAGGCAACTTCTGGGGCAACTTAGTCGCACAAAAGGAATGGAGAAAGAAATCACATTGTATACAACCGTAGTAAGACGGATGGGAAACAGTAATGGGTTGAATACAGCCATTGCATATCAGCACTTCGTTATCATCATCACTGTCGTCGTCACAATTCTGACTGATGGTAAACTTAAGCTGTTGTAATGGATGCTTCTTGTGGCTCCAATGTTTTTCAATTATAAAGGGATCATTAGGTATTGTTGTGATAGTATCACTGTTTTCACCTTTGCCTTGAAAGTCAACTTTGAGCTTGCCGCACTGAGCTACAATGATATCAAACATTGATTCTCGGCTAGGCAGAGGAAATTGTACCAGATCAGATTCATTATCACTGTCATCTGCTTCATCCTTATTTCTGAAAAGaacaaataatataaacttAGAGATGACACTAGTAAACACAAGACAAACTATAAAACAGATAGATGGTCTGTATAGCCCAAATTGAACACATATAGGGTACTCACCCCATGGATACTGTGGATGTAGAACATTTCATGTGTACAAAATATGTGCATTTATGGCAATAATACACCCAATAGCTTTTGTACACCTTTTTGTGGCAGATACCACAGTATTGCTTGAAATAGCGATGAATGTCGGGAATAGAGTAGACGAGAGTGAGGGGGTGATGGTGATACGTAGGATTTGGTATAATGGAGGGGGATAAGGCACAACTCTTGTGGATCCAAAAATCACATGTTGTGCAAACGTAAGAATAGTCTTTGGCTTCCTCATGACACGCATCACAATCAGATAAGGCTTTCTTCTTCATTAATATGAGTGAGTGCTccttgtgtccttgatgatgaAGCACTCTCTGTTCGAAagcacaaaacacacacacatcaaACTCACACTCAACACAAGCATAAGAGACCTTCACATCCCGGGTACAAATATCACAAGTGTAATTATCTTGGCGTGGTAGGAGAGAAAGGGGATGTATCTTGTGCTTATTGTGGTCTATTTGTGTTGGCAATTGATCTACACAAATTTTATGAAGGTAGAAATTTTGACAATGAACATCGACATCATGACTCATACATGAATAAGTAGGAGAGCCTACAATTGGTTTGTTGCAAATATGACATGCAGCATTCTTTTCAAtactaaaattttcttttaaacatAATGGGTGCTCATGTAAATAAACTGATATGTGTAATTTTGAACAAGTATTGTGCAGGtagaaatattgaaaatcactAAGCGTAGTATCTTGAAAGAAATATGCAGCAGAGCCTTCAACTGATTTGTTGCACATATGGCAACTAGCATcggataaaatattatactttttGAATGAGTACCCAGAATTTCTGAAGTACTCGAACACTGAATTCATTTCTGTGTTGAGGAAGAGATTTTGAAAGAGGATTTAAATTTCTCAGAAATACTACTGGATAATCTGGTGCTGggatcaaatatatatttgcagTAATCAAGAACCTGAAGCATCAAACTTTATCTTTTACTTTAAATTTACCAGGGAATGTCGGAATAAACTTTGTATTTGAATCTTTGAGTAGCCTTATACCACAAGTGAGCACAGATTCGCACTCACCATTCAGACCATCAAGATGCTACTCCCATTCTCAAGTAACCTAAAGTATCAAAAACTTTCTTTTACTTTAATTAGGAGTGAATTTCGAATGGAACtttaatttttactttattttcaAGAACTTATACCACAAGTCATTGCAGATACACACTCACCATTGACAAGCTGTTCCCATGCATTCTACAGTAAACTGCATTCTTAAACTTCATTCTTCCTAATTgcttataattttagccaagtTGTAAAACCAGGATTTACAGCCGCATGCATAAACACATACCAATCTTGAAACTACTGCAGGTTTCGCATCCATATTCGACCCCAACCTCATTTCGATACCTGGTTACACTGCAGGTAGAATTCGAGGCTGGCCGTTGAACAAGGGAGTGATGCTtgtgtaatttgtattttattcttGTTGGTAAGAATGCACAACGGATATCAACATATATATCACAAGTGGGGCAGTGATAGTAGAATccatttgtcaaactgttgcaAACTCCACAACATACAAGATCATAAAATCATTAATGGGAGCTCATGTAAATAAACTGATATATGGGAAGCTCTGAACAATTAGTCGTTTGAATATCGATATGCCCAGACTTAAATATTTGCAACAATACTCAAATATGGAATTCTTTTTTGTGTGAGGAAAAGCGATTTAGAAATGGAATTCATAAAAATTTTACAGTCTCACTGACCGGAGAATCTGGTATCAGGGTTGAACATACTTTAAAAATGACAGCAAGTCGTCATATATGCACCATCCTTTAATTTACACCGAAATCAAGAATCCAAACTATCAAAGTTTTTCTTCTGCTTTAAATTATCACAAGCCATCATCACAGGGTTGCAGTGCTCGTCATTCTCATGATGTTTCCATTCTTAAGTAAACTGCAGAGTTAAATTCATTCCTCCTTGTACTCATCTTAATCTAGTTTTAATTATCATATGACGTTATTCTTTTCGTTCTACCAAAATTCTAAAAACAAATTCTGTTATAGTGCactgcaaaaaaaataatatatatgaacaGAACAATTAcataataagaaaataatatatatgaattctaactattacatgataaaaaaaatggtGATTCAAGTATAAAGAACGGCGTATTGACATCGtgaacaaacaaaagaaataaaaataaaatatatgaacagAACAATGAACATCGTAAAGAGGAGTACAACAATTTTATTGAAGTGCACTCGGTTTTAACTCGCTCCAGAGTTTCCTGGCACACCTTAAGCATGCGAGAAGTCCACAGCCATCACATTCGAAAAGAAAAGAGACAGTCTGGAAAAGAGAGAAGCACTGGGAACAAACGTATGTGGACTTCTTTCTCGTTGGCCTCTTCAAAACTAAAGCAAGTGTGTGTGGTTTATCCGCAATAAAAACTTTAATGCTCCCCCCTGATTTGACATTTTTGAGAGAAAGGCCACAATAATAGTGATAAGAACGTTCAGATTCGCTGCAATGGTAGAGCAACTTTTGGTTGTTAACTCGTTCTTCACATATTTCACAGTAAAATGCTCCCTCGTAGAAGAATGGTGGATATCTCAAGGTTATTGGGTGaatttcatatttatgttcCAGGCTACTCGGAAGGAATAAACAATATTTATGAATCTGGAAATTACTGCAACTTTCACATGCATATgccatatcattttttttaaatttcaaccCACTTACACTACACCTGGAATTAGAAGATGGACGCTGAACAAGGGAGTGGTGCTTGTGAGATTCGTGTTTTATACTGTTTGGTAAGAATGCACAACGGATGTCAACAAAGATATCACAAGTCTGGCAGTGATAGTAGAATccatttgtgtgaaaattgCAAATTCCACAAcgcacaaaattataaaatttaccaGTCTCCTGAAGCAAGAGAGAATGGTCGGGGTGAAAATGCGATTCTCCTGCAGGCAACTCTTGTGGCAACATAGTCGCACAGAAGGAATGGAGAAAGAAACCACACTGGATACAAGCGTAGTAAGAGGGATGGGAAATGGTTATAGGTTGAATACACCCGTCGCATATCAGCTCTCTCCTATCATCATCACTGTCGTCGCTATCGTTGTCACAGATAGTAAACTGGAGCAGTTGTAATGGATGGATCTGGTGACTCCAGTGTTTTTCAATAATGTGTGAATCATTAGATGTTACTGACATAGCAACACTGGTTTCACCTCCACCTGTAAAGTTGACTCGGAACTTGCAACACAGAGTTACAATGAGATCAAATATTGATTCCTGGCTTAGCAGAGGAAAGAGTACCAGATCAGGTTCATTATTGATGTCATCCGCTTCATTCTCGCTTCTGAAAACaacaaattaaatcaaattcagAGAAGAAAAGATGTGAatagaaaagtaaaaaaataaagagtaaACTTCATAGTTGTGGACAAAGTTTACGCTGATTTTCAAAATGTTGGTcagagttccaaattctcagaaagttggccaaactttggctccttttttttaaaagtgtggctcccgttaaatgcCATTAACGGGAGTAATGGACAGAGGGTAAAAATgggtttcaaattctcaaaaatgTGGTCAAATTTTGCTCCGtttttcaaaaatgtggctGCCGTTAAGTGCTATTTAACGGgtgccacacttttaaaaagtggAGCCAAAGTTTGGTCACctttctgagaatttggaacATTGggcaatattttcaaaatcggTGTAAACTTTGATCATAACTCTGGAGTttactcaaaaataaattaaaaggaaCTTACACCATGGATATTGTGGATGTAGAACATTTCATGTGCACAAAATACGTGCACTTGCGGCAATAGTACACCCAGCAGTTGCGGTAAACAAATCGGTTGCAGATACCACAGAATTGCTTAAAGAAGATATGAATGTTAGGAACAGAGTAGACGAGAGTGAGAGGGTGAGGGTGAAAAGTAGGCGATGGAATAGTGTAGGGGAAAAAGGCACAAGTCTTGTGAATCCAGAACTCACAGGTGGTGCAAACATATGAAGAGTCTTTAGCTTTCACATGACAGGCATCGCATTGAAAAGAGGATACCTTCTTCATTAACGTCAGCGCATGCTccttgtgtccttgatgatgaAGCACCCTCTGTTCCAAaccacaaaacacacacacattaaaGTTACACTCAACACACCCATAAGAGACCTTTATATGACGACGACAAATATCACAGGTTAAACGATCAGGGCGTGGAAGGAGAgaaagaggatggatggtgtgTTTATGGTGGTTAATTTGCTGCGGGATTTCTGCACAAGTCTTATGCAAGTAGAAATTTTGACAATTAACATCGTCATTTCGACTAACACAAGTATATGTAGGAGAGCCTACGACTCTTTTGTTGCAAATAATGCAAGCAGCATCCTctgcaaaaataaaatctttttgTAAACATAATGAATGCTCATGTAGATAAACAGATATGGGTAATTTTGAACAAGTCTTGTGCAGGCAGAAACTTCGACGATCATTGTGTCTAGTACACAAATATGCACCAGAGCCTTTCGCTGATTTGTTGCACGTATGGCATATATCGTCTCTCGCAGCAATAATCTTTATAAATGTGTACCCCGAATTGCTGAAGAACTCGAACACTGAAATCATTTTTGGCTGAGagaaaaagatttaaaaaaggGTTCCTTCTTTCTTCCTGTCTTAGTGGCCTAACAACTTGGTGCTTGGGGTTCAAGGttccaacatatatatattaattaaaacagGAGTAAGATCATATAATAATCCCCGAATAAGATCATATGATAATACCTTATGTAAACATACCCCTTGGTCTAGCCCCGTTTCTTTATAAATGGGTTGGCCACggaagtttaagaaaagtgtggaaaataatgaaaaagaagtgaaaaaaatgggtaaaaaaaataatctaagtTTTGCCGGAACTCCTCCTTTAACTTTTACTTGTGCTTCGGATTGGTTGTCCAATTTCAACAAAAATAATCTAATTCGACGTTGTGTCAAATCACATCCTAGCTAAAATTTTAACTacatttctaaaaaatataatataagaaaacaataaaacaaaataagaaaGCAGAAGCTTTATCTTTATCAAAATCAAAGAACCTAAAGTATCAAACTTTACCTTTTACTTTAAATTTTCGAAAAAAATTTGGTGAAATTTGGCGGGCTTAAAAGTTCAGCTCcctgatttataagttaaaaacacttatttgtaTCATTGTGTAAAAACAAGAATACTGATAAGAAGTTGTGAAtactatttttgttttatatatgattttacttttttcccaaataatttaatcacttataaatcttaacttcCATTTAACTTatacttcacttttttttttttttttgacaaatgtaGGAAGATTTTATTAACTTGAATATGATACagccgggacaaacccccaactgtcgatacaaccaggtggtaaaacaaataacatactaaaaacaattagatgatttgtttcctgatcgtttaacacatagaatttaaaaattcttgaaactaaaaacgaaatcaaagacatcACAATTGACATcacaaataacatactaaaaacaattagatgattgacaatgaacaatctttgattgtgaaaggtgagctcttgtaATAATCACCACCGTCCCAATATCGATATAGTCTTTGCAGATcgccaaaaatatcaataaactcgtTTTCAACAGATCCAACACCAAATAAACCCAATCACAACTAGACAAAAACATAACAgaacactccaaaaggagagacaaaaCACACACTCCAAAAGaagagacacacaaacacccaaaagatTGGGTTTTATTGAAAGGAAATTAACGAGAATAAAGGATAAACGAAGgggttggggctttccaccggagaaaaccagtggaagccccttgatttacttgaaaatggacaaaccctagaTGAGAGGAGAGGAGGGAAGCTCAGCAGGGCAAGATTCTACTCtatacttcacttttttactttaagtaagaTTCACTTATAttaaactcatccaaaca of Daucus carota subsp. sativus chromosome 3, DH1 v3.0, whole genome shotgun sequence contains these proteins:
- the LOC108213342 gene encoding uncharacterized protein LOC108213342 isoform X3, which codes for MRVMRKPKTILTFAQHVIFGSTRVVPYPPPLYQILRITITPSLSSTLFPTFIAISSNTVVSATKRNKDEADDSDNESDLVQFPLPSRESMFDIIVAQCGKLKVDFQGKGENSDTITTIPNDPFIIEKHWSHKKHPLQQLKFTISQNCDDDSDDDNEVLICNGCIQPITVSHPSYYGCIQCDFFLHSFCATKLPQKLPVGASHFHPNHSLLLQMKDKFYDFVVCGVCNYSTNGFYYHCQTCDIYVDIRCAFLPSRIKHKSHNHHSLVQRPFFNSRCSISGLKFTTKNDMAYACESCSNFQIHLKCVFLPSSLEHKYEIHPITLRYPPFFYEGVFYCESCEERVNNQELLYHCTESEHSYHFYCGFWLNTIKLGAGTIKVLIADKPHTLALVLKRSTRKKSACSCSHCSTTFLLPRFFYECDGCGFLACSNCTAKLLGEKQRALL
- the LOC108213342 gene encoding uncharacterized protein LOC108213342 isoform X2, producing MKKKALSDCDACHEEAKDYSYVCTTCDFWIHKSCALSPSIIPNPTYHHHPLTLVYSIPDIHRYFKQYCGICHKKVYKSYWVYYCHKCTYFVHMKCSTSTVSMGNKDEADDSDNESDLVQFPLPSRESMFDIIVAQCGKLKVDFQGKGENSDTITTIPNDPFIIEKHWSHKKHPLQQLKFTISQNCDDDSDDDNEVLICNGCIQPITVSHPSYYGCIQCDFFLHSFCATKLPQKLPVGASHFHPNHSLLLQMKDKFYDFVVCGVCNYSTNGFYYHCQTCDIYVDIRCAFLPSRIKHKSHNHHSLVQRPFFNSRCSISGLKFTTKNDMAYACESCSNFQIHLKCVFLPSSLEHKYEIHPITLRYPPFFYEGVFYCESCEERVNNQELLYHCTESEHSYHFYCGFWLNTIKLGAGTIKVLIADKPHTLALVLKRSTRKKSACSCSHCSTTFLLPRFFYECDGCGFLACSNCTAKLLGEKQRALL
- the LOC108213342 gene encoding uncharacterized protein LOC108213342 isoform X1 translates to MNSVFEYFRNSGYSFKKYNILSDASCHMCNKSVEGSAAYFFQDTTLSDFQYFYLHNTCSKLHISVYLHEHPLCLKENFSIEKNAACHICNKPIVGSPTYSCMSHDVDVHCQNFYLHKICVDQLPTQIDHNKHKIHPLSLLPRQDNYTCDICTRDVKVSYACVECEFDVCVFCAFEQRVLHHQGHKEHSLILMKKKALSDCDACHEEAKDYSYVCTTCDFWIHKSCALSPSIIPNPTYHHHPLTLVYSIPDIHRYFKQYCGICHKKVYKSYWVYYCHKCTYFVHMKCSTSTVSMGNKDEADDSDNESDLVQFPLPSRESMFDIIVAQCGKLKVDFQGKGENSDTITTIPNDPFIIEKHWSHKKHPLQQLKFTISQNCDDDSDDDNEVLICNGCIQPITVSHPSYYGCIQCDFFLHSFCATKLPQKLPVGASHFHPNHSLLLQMKDKFYDFVVCGVCNYSTNGFYYHCQTCDIYVDIRCAFLPSRIKHKSHNHHSLVQRPFFNSRCSISGLKFTTKNDMAYACESCSNFQIHLKCVFLPSSLEHKYEIHPITLRYPPFFYEGVFYCESCEERVNNQELLYHCTESEHSYHFYCGFWLNTIKLGAGTIKVLIADKPHTLALVLKRSTRKKSACSCSHCSTTFLLPRFFYECDGCGFLACSNCTAKLLGEKQRALL
- the LOC108213365 gene encoding uncharacterized protein LOC108213365; the protein is MISVFEFFSNSGYTFIKIIAARDDICHTCNKSAKGSGAYLCTRHNDRRSFCLHKTCSKLPISVYLHEHSLCLQKDFIFAEDAACIICNKRVVGSPTYTCVSRNDDVNCQNFYLHKTCAEIPQQINHHKHTIHPLSLLPRPDRLTCDICRRHIKVSYGCVECNFNVCVFCGLEQRVLHHQGHKEHALTLMKKVSSFQCDACHVKAKDSSYVCTTCEFWIHKTCAFFPYTIPSPTFHPHPLTLVYSVPNIHIFFKQFCGICNRFVYRNCWVYYCRKCTYFVHMKCSTSTISMVSENEADDINNEPDLVLFPLLSQESIFDLIVTLCCKFRVNFTGGGETSVAMSVTSNDSHIIEKHWSHQIHPLQLLQFTICDNDSDDSDDDRRELICDGCIQPITISHPSYYACIQCGFFLHSFCATMLPQELPAGESHFHPDHSLLLQETGKFYNFVRCGICNFHTNGFYYHCQTCDIFVDIRCAFLPNSIKHESHKHHSLVQRPSSNSRCSVSGLKFKKNDMAYACESCSNFQIHKYCLFLPSSLEHKYEIHPITLRYPPFFYEGAFYCEICEERVNNQKLLYHCSESERSYHYYCGLSLKNVKSGGSIKVFIADKPHTLALVLKRPTRKKSTYVCSQCFSLFQTVSFLFECDGCGLLACLRCARKLWSELKPSALQ